A genomic region of Anas acuta chromosome 1, bAnaAcu1.1, whole genome shotgun sequence contains the following coding sequences:
- the SMIM11 gene encoding small integral membrane protein 11: MVAFNWKALENFPLLMYILAAKTLILCLAFAGVKMYQSKKIEEKLKREREEKLKREAEKKDD, from the exons ATGGTGGCGTTTAACTGGAAG gcTTTGGAGAATTTCCCACTGCTGATGTACATTTTGGCAGCTAAAACGTTGATTCTTTGCTTAGCGTTTGCTGGCGTAAAAATGTACCAGAgcaaaaaaattgaagaaaaattgAAGAGGGAACGTGAAGAGAAAttgaaaagagaagcagagaagaaggatGATTGA
- the KCNE2 gene encoding potassium voltage-gated channel subfamily E member 2: protein MAEIRNFTWAVEDIFKETFLTYMNGWRKNMTKAADELQAKVDAENFDYVILYLMVMIGMFSFIIVAILVSTVKSKRREHSHDPYHQYIVEDWGEKYKSQVLNREDLKCVIHENFGARDKTSPGSP, encoded by the coding sequence ATGGCTGAAATACGGAACTTCACTTGGGCGGTGGAAGATATCTTCAAGGAAACTTTTCTCACTTACATGAATGGCTGGAGGAAAAACATGACAAAAGCAGCAGACGAACTGCAAGCCAAGGTTGATGCTGAAAACTTTGACTATGTTATCCTTTATCTCATGGTGATGATTGGTATGTTCTCCTTCATTATTGTGGCAATTTTGGTGAGTACTGTGAAATCAAAGAGGCGAGAGCACTCCCATGACCCTTATCATCAGTACATCGTTGAGGACTGGGGTGAGAAGTATAAAAGCCAGGTTCTGAATCGAGAAGACCTCAAGTGTGTGATCCATGAAAACTTTGGTGCAAGGGACAAAACAAGCCCTGGATCACCTTGA